A genomic region of Haliotis asinina isolate JCU_RB_2024 chromosome 1, JCU_Hal_asi_v2, whole genome shotgun sequence contains the following coding sequences:
- the LOC137295416 gene encoding zinc finger protein 658B-like, which translates to MKMNQCNVCEKTFTRPHSVQIHMRIHTGTKPYECVECGKKFTQSHHMQTHMLSHSEIKRYECVACGKKFKRLGTLKVHMKNHNETKPYQCIVCKKSFTHSCGLELHMRIHTGMNPFKCDECGKTFTQANSLQIHMRIHSGIKPYECVECGKTFAQSSHMRTHMSIHSGIKPYECAECGQKFTRSWNMQVHMLIHVKPYECTECGKKFARACHLKSHMMLHNGIKPYECAECGKKFAQSSRLKSHMMLHSGIKPYECTECGKKFIQSRTLKSHMMVVHSGMKPYECAECGKKFTQSGGLKSHMTLHSGIKPYECVECGKKFALSSHLKPHMLSHSGIKPYECAECGKKFAQSGHLKSHMLSHSEIKPYECAECGKKFVRSDTLKSHMTVHSGIQPFECAECGKKFAQSRTLKSHMVLHIGIKPYECVECGKTFARSFHLKSHMILHSGIKPYECAECGKKFARSSHLKSHMTVHSGIKPFECVECGKKFAQSSLLKSHMILHSGIKNYECVECGKKFAKSSYLHKHKKIHSEMKPH; encoded by the coding sequence ATGAAGATGAATCAGTGCAATGTGTGTGAAAAAACATTTACAAGACCTCATAGTGTGCAGatacacatgaggattcacactGGAACCAAGCcgtatgaatgtgttgaatgtgggaaaaaattTACACAATCACATCATATGCAGACACACATGTTGAGTCACAGTGAAATCAAGCGTTATGAATGTGTTGCATGTGGGAAAAAATTTAAACGATTAGGCACTTTGAAGGTGCACATGAAGAATCACAATGAAACCAAACCCTATCAGTGCATTGTGTGCAAAAAATCGTTTACCCACTCTTGTGGTCTGGAActacacatgaggattcacactGGAATGAATCCTTTTAAATGTGATGAATGTGGAAAAACTTTTACACAAGCAAATAGTCTGCAGatacacatgaggattcacagtggaATAAAACCTTATGagtgtgttgaatgtgggaaaacatttgcacaGTCAAGTCATATGCGGACTCACATGTCgattcacagtggaatcaagcctTATGAGTGTGCTGAATGTGGACAAAAATTTACACGGTCATGGAATATGCAGGTTCACATGTTGATTCACGTCAAGCCTTATGAGTGTACTGAATGTGGGAAAAAGTTTGCACGAGCATGTCATCTTAAGTCACACATGATGCTTCACAATGGAATCAAGCCTTATGAATGTGCTGAATGTGGGAAGAAATTTGCACAATCAAGTCGTCTGAAGTCACACATGATGCTTCATAGTGGAATCAAGCCTTATGAGTGTACTGAATGTGGGAAGAAATTTATACAGTCACGTACTCTTAAGTCACACATGATGGTGGTACACAGTGGAATGAAGCCTTATGAATGTGCTGAATGTGGGAAGAAATTTACACAGTCAGGTGGTCTGAAGTCACACATGACTcttcacagtggaatcaagccttatgagtgtgttgaatgtgggaaaaagtTTGCACTATCAAGTCATCTGAAGCCACACATGTTGAGTCACAGTGGAATCAAACCTTATGAATGTGCTGAATGTGGGAAGAAATTTGCACAATCAGGTCATCTGAAGTCACACATGTTGAGTCACAGTGAAATAAAGCCTTATGAATGTGCTGAATGTGGGAAGAAATTTGTACGGTCAGATACTCTTAAGTCACACATGACGGTTCACAGTGGAATCCAGCCTTTTGAATGTGCTGAATGTGGGAAGAAATTTGCACAGTCACGTACTCTTAAGTCACACATGGTTCTTCACATTGGAATCAAGCCTTATGagtgtgttgaatgtgggaaaacgTTTGCACGATCATTTCATCTGAAGTCACACATGATTcttcacagtggaatcaagcctTATGAATGTGCTGAATGTGGGAAGAAATTTGCACGATCATCTCATCTGAAGTCACACATGACGgttcacagtggaatcaagccttttgaatgtgttgaatgtgggaagaAATTTGCACAATCAAGTCTTCTGAAGTCGCACATGATTcttcacagtggaatcaagaATTATGagtgtgttgaatgtgggaaaaagtTTGCAAAATCAAGCTATCTTCACAAACACAAGAAGATTCACAGTGAAATGAAACCTCATTAG